Proteins from one Sphaeramia orbicularis chromosome 17, fSphaOr1.1, whole genome shotgun sequence genomic window:
- the LOC115437901 gene encoding tripartite motif-containing protein 16-like yields MAQKGVQLNPKTLSCSICLDLLKDPVTIPCGHSYCMSCIKNHWDGEDMKSIHSCPQCRQTFTPRPVLVKNSMLADLVEQLKKTGLEPGAADHCYAGAEDVVCDVCTGRKLKAVKSCLVCLVSYCHKHLQPHHDVPQLKKHKLVDPSAKLQENVCSRHDEVMKMFCRTDHQCICYLCSVDEHKGHDTVSSAAERTERQTELEVSRQKIQQRIKDKQKDVKVLQQEVETIRHCADEAVEKNHKILTELIRLMEERRRDVEKQIRSKEETEVSRVKELELKLEQEITELRRKDAEMDKLSHTHDHIQFLLQYPSVSKLSEDPDSSNIDIHPRSYFEDVTTAVSELRDKLQHSLTEEWTNISLRITETQVSLINPEPQTRAEFLKCSCKITLDPNTVNEHLSLSEENRRVTCVIQKQNYPPHPDRFLFLYQVLSSESLTGQCYWEVEWSGRGVEVAVAYKDIKRKEISDECTFGHNDKSWALCCNKNAPVFRYNSVSSSLSGPVSSRIGVYLDHTAGILSFYSVSETMTLIHRVQTTFTEPLYAGVWLLYRKDGSTAHFPKLQ; encoded by the coding sequence ATGGCGCAGAAAGGAGTTCAGCTGAATCCGAAAACACTTTCCTGTTCAATCTGCTTGGATCTACTGAAGGATCCAGTGACTATTCCCTGTGGACACAGCTACTGTATGAGCTGTATTAAAAACCACTGGGATGGAGAAGATATGAAGAGcatccacagctgccctcagtGCAGACAGACCTTCACACCCAGGCCTGTCCTGGTCAAAAACAGCATGTTGGCAGATTTAgtggaacagctgaagaagactggACTTGAACCTGGTGCTGCTGACCACTGCTACGCTGGAGCTGAAGATGTGGTCTGTGATGTGTGCACTGGGAGGAAACTGAAAGCTGTCAAGTCCTGTCTGGTGTGTTTGGTCTCCTACTGCCACAAACACCTTCAGCCTCATCATGATGTACCTCAGTTAAAGAAACACAAGCTGGTGGATCCGTCAGCAAAGCTCCAGGAGAACGTCTGCTCTCGTCATGATGaggtgatgaagatgttctgccGCACTGATCATCAGTGTATCTGTTATCTGTGCTCTGTGGATGAACATAAAGGCCACGACACAGTCTCATCTGCAGCAGAAAGGACTGAGAGGCAGACAGAGCTGGAGGTGAGTCGACAGAAAATCCAGCAGAGaatcaaagacaaacagaaagatgtGAAGGTGCTTCAACAGGAGGTGGAGACCATCAGACACTGTGCTGATGAAGCAGTGGAGAAGAACCACAAGATCCTGACTGAGCTGATCCGACTGATGGAAGAAAGAAGGCGTGATGTGGAGAAGCAGATCAGATCCAAGGAGGAAACTGAAGTGAGTCGAGTCAAAGAGCTGGAGTTGAAGCTGGAGCAGGAGATCactgagctgaggaggaaagatgctgagatggacaaactgtcacacacacacgacCACATCCAGTTTTTACTCCAGTATCCATCAGTGTCCAAACTCAGTGAAGATCCAGACTCATCCAACATCGACATCCATCCTCGGAGTTATTTTGAGGATGTGACGACAGCTGTGTCAGAGCTCAGAGATAAACTACAGCACAGTCTGACAGAGGAATGGACCAACATCTCACTGAGAATCACTGAAACACAGGTTTCACTGATTAACCCTGAACCACAGACCAGAGCAGAATTCTTAAAGTGTTCATGTAAAATcacactggatccaaacacagtgaaTGAACATCTGTCACTGTCTGAGGAGAATAGAAGAGTAACATGTGTGATTCAAAAACAGAACTACCCTCCTCATCCAGACAGATTCCTTTTTCTTTATCAGGTCCTAAGCAGCGAGAGTCTGACTGGTCaatgttactgggaggtggagtggagTGGGAGGGGCGTTGAGGTCGCAGTTGCATATAAGGATATTAAGAGAAAAGAAATCTCTGATGAATGTACGTTTGGACACAATGACAAATCTTGGGCTTTATGTTGTAACAAAAACGCTCCTGTATTTCGGTACAACAGTGTCAGTTCTTCTCTCTCAGGTCCAGTTTCGTCCAGAATCGGAGTGTACCTggatcacacagcaggtattctgtccttctacagcgtctctgaaaccatgactctgatccacagagtccagaccacattcactgaacctctGTATGCTGGAGTTTGGCTTTTGTATCGGAAGGATGGATCCACTGCCCACTTTCCTAAACTCCAGTAA